A stretch of the uncultured Trichococcus sp. genome encodes the following:
- the msrB gene encoding peptide-methionine (R)-S-oxide reductase MsrB, whose protein sequence is MDNKEEQLKRLTPLQYEVTQNEATERPFSGEYDDFYEKGIYVDIVSGEPLFSSADKYDAGCGWPSFAKPISTLKELEDRKLMRKRTEVRSAQADSHLGHVFEDGPAELGGLRYCINSAALRFVPYDRLDAEGYSEYKQLFE, encoded by the coding sequence ATGGACAACAAAGAGGAACAATTGAAGCGCTTGACGCCTTTACAATATGAAGTGACACAGAACGAAGCTACGGAAAGGCCTTTTTCCGGTGAATACGATGATTTTTACGAGAAGGGCATCTATGTGGATATCGTGAGCGGAGAGCCTTTATTCAGCTCTGCCGACAAGTACGATGCAGGCTGCGGGTGGCCTTCTTTTGCAAAACCGATTTCCACTCTGAAGGAGCTGGAGGACCGCAAGTTGATGCGCAAACGCACAGAAGTCCGGAGCGCTCAAGCCGATTCCCATCTGGGGCATGTTTTTGAGGACGGCCCTGCAGAATTGGGCGGACTGCGCTATTGCATCAATTCGGCAGCCCTGCGTTTTGTTCCTTACGATCGATTGGATGCGGAAGGCTACTCAGAATATAAACAATTATTCGAATAG
- the ruvA gene encoding Holliday junction branch migration protein RuvA produces MYEYIKGKLVYVGPLYVVLENGGIGYQLQVANPFRFSGSLNQDVTFYIYQAVREDAITLFGFKDYTEKQLYLKLISVSGIGPKSGLSILASDDHLGLIQAIETDNVGYLVKFPGVGKKTASQIILDLKGKLGELLPDTYWMEEHPVNEPAGAQSAVLTEALEALAGLGYSDREVKKILPLLEKENYTSAEEVLRTAFKLLLKG; encoded by the coding sequence ATGTACGAATATATAAAAGGTAAATTAGTCTATGTGGGACCGCTCTATGTGGTGCTGGAGAATGGTGGCATCGGCTACCAATTGCAGGTCGCAAATCCTTTCCGTTTTTCCGGAAGTCTGAACCAGGATGTAACGTTTTACATCTATCAGGCAGTCCGTGAAGATGCAATCACGCTGTTCGGGTTCAAGGACTACACGGAAAAACAGTTGTACTTGAAACTGATCAGCGTCTCCGGAATCGGACCGAAGAGCGGGTTGTCCATATTGGCGAGCGATGATCACCTGGGACTGATTCAAGCGATCGAAACAGATAATGTGGGCTATTTGGTGAAATTCCCTGGTGTAGGCAAAAAGACAGCTTCGCAGATCATTTTGGACTTGAAAGGCAAACTCGGGGAACTGCTGCCCGATACGTATTGGATGGAAGAACATCCCGTCAATGAACCTGCTGGCGCACAGTCTGCTGTGTTGACGGAAGCGCTGGAGGCTTTGGCCGGTTTGGGATATTCGGACCGTGAAGTGAAGAAAATACTGCCGCTATTGGAAAAAGAAAACTACACCAGCGCCGAAGAAGTGCTTCGTACGGCGTTCAAGCTACTTTTAAAAGGGTGA
- the mutL gene encoding DNA mismatch repair endonuclease MutL → MAKIRELSQILTNQIAAGEVIERPASVVKELVENAIDANSTQIDVFIEEAGLRKVQVTDNGDGIAADEVKLAFTRHATSKIYTQDDLFRIHSLGFRGEALPSIASVAKVSIETAVADQSGTYLSIKGGVIGEERPNKSRKGTTIIVEDLFYNTPARLKYIRSLQTELSNITDIMNRIALSHPEIAFRLHHEGNQLLHTAGNGDLRQTIAGVYGTLTAKKMKLIENENLDFKVKGYISLPDTTRASRNYITLILNGRFIKNYALNKAIIDGYGSKLMVGRYPLAVIVLEADSLLLDVNVHPSKKEVRISKEKELGELIQNAVAAVLRTEERIPSGIENLKFKRQSPVDSIRTEQLSVSFRSFDQELVQETEVNLPATSEHEDFRSLETSLNNGPIHNENDEHIKFLTDSAEIEVREDFSLPSEEQEVYVVPFSDKPKQDRNAPEMPCLSGEAKNTDAHEEPIMKTVQKIEAETEKGTGSKRPFPDLHFFGQMHGTYLFAQNETGLYIIDQHAAQERIKYEYYREEIGKVSADLQGLLIPIILDYPANEFQLIQESREKLEAMGLFLEPFGQNSFIVEKHPAWFTPGEEEDILKELVEMFLAEGDISIKKLREATAIMMSCKRSIKANHFLSDKEARRLLADLAETDNPYNCPHGRPVLIQFSNQDMEKMFKRIQDPH, encoded by the coding sequence GGTGAAACTTGCCTTTACGCGGCATGCGACCAGCAAAATCTACACGCAGGATGATCTTTTCCGCATCCACTCGCTGGGGTTTCGGGGCGAAGCTTTGCCCAGTATCGCTTCCGTCGCAAAAGTTTCGATCGAAACGGCTGTCGCTGATCAAAGCGGCACCTATTTGTCGATAAAGGGCGGCGTCATCGGAGAGGAAAGGCCGAATAAATCCCGTAAAGGGACTACAATCATCGTCGAAGACCTTTTCTACAACACGCCCGCCCGCCTGAAATACATCCGTTCCCTGCAGACTGAATTGTCGAACATCACCGACATCATGAACCGGATCGCCTTAAGCCATCCGGAGATCGCTTTTCGTTTGCATCATGAAGGCAATCAACTCCTGCATACAGCAGGCAACGGCGATCTGCGCCAGACCATCGCCGGAGTCTACGGGACACTGACCGCCAAGAAGATGAAACTGATCGAGAACGAAAATTTGGACTTCAAAGTGAAGGGCTACATCAGCTTGCCGGACACGACGCGGGCAAGCCGCAACTACATCACCTTGATACTGAACGGGCGTTTCATAAAAAATTACGCCTTGAACAAAGCCATCATCGACGGCTATGGATCCAAGTTGATGGTCGGAAGGTATCCGCTCGCCGTCATTGTGTTGGAGGCGGATTCCCTGCTTTTGGATGTGAATGTTCACCCTTCGAAAAAAGAAGTCAGGATCAGCAAAGAAAAAGAACTTGGGGAATTGATCCAAAATGCAGTCGCTGCTGTTTTGCGGACAGAAGAACGCATCCCGAGCGGCATCGAAAACCTGAAGTTCAAACGCCAAAGTCCGGTTGATTCGATCCGGACCGAGCAGTTGAGCGTCTCTTTCCGGTCATTCGATCAAGAACTTGTGCAGGAAACGGAAGTGAATTTGCCGGCAACAAGTGAACACGAAGATTTTCGCTCTTTGGAGACATCGTTGAACAACGGGCCGATTCATAACGAGAACGATGAACACATAAAGTTCTTAACAGATTCCGCAGAAATCGAAGTTCGTGAAGACTTTTCCCTTCCAAGTGAAGAACAAGAAGTTTACGTTGTTCCGTTCAGTGACAAGCCAAAACAGGATCGCAATGCTCCAGAAATGCCTTGCTTGTCCGGAGAAGCAAAAAATACGGATGCCCATGAAGAACCGATCATGAAAACCGTCCAGAAAATCGAAGCGGAAACAGAGAAGGGAACAGGGAGCAAGCGACCGTTCCCCGACTTGCACTTCTTCGGCCAGATGCACGGCACTTACCTGTTCGCGCAAAACGAAACCGGGCTCTACATCATCGATCAACACGCTGCTCAGGAACGCATCAAATATGAATATTATCGTGAGGAAATCGGCAAGGTTTCCGCCGATCTCCAAGGTTTGCTGATACCGATCATATTGGATTATCCGGCGAATGAATTTCAGTTGATCCAGGAAAGCAGAGAGAAGCTGGAAGCGATGGGCCTGTTCCTGGAACCTTTCGGCCAGAACAGTTTCATCGTTGAAAAACATCCTGCCTGGTTCACGCCTGGTGAGGAGGAAGACATTCTGAAGGAACTGGTGGAGATGTTTTTGGCTGAAGGTGATATCTCCATCAAAAAGCTTCGGGAAGCCACTGCCATCATGATGAGTTGCAAGCGATCGATCAAGGCGAATCATTTCCTCAGCGACAAAGAAGCACGCCGATTATTGGCCGATCTTGCCGAAACGGACAACCCCTACAATTGCCCGCATGGCAGGCCGGTGCTGATCCAATTCTCCAACCAGGATATGGAGAAGATGTTCAAGCGAATCCAGGACCCGCATTGA
- a CDS encoding DUF937 domain-containing protein — protein MVQINDISEMMGELNKESSIQALGSKTGVDASILPKLAVVAIPLILRALSKNAESKAGKDSLSDALEKHKGQTKDVSSIEDVFKKVDTDDGDKILDHAFGDKDKVVDQIAAQTGISKSEVAKVLASMAPMILGMLADKKDADGLDSDGVAKQTDIFSKQAEETATKNFDITDLFPKQSGTATPSATGGLGGILGSILGNLF, from the coding sequence ATGGTGCAAATCAATGACATTTCTGAAATGATGGGCGAACTGAACAAAGAAAGTTCGATCCAGGCCTTGGGCAGCAAAACGGGCGTTGATGCAAGCATTTTGCCGAAATTGGCTGTCGTTGCAATCCCTTTGATCCTTCGGGCATTAAGCAAAAACGCAGAGTCAAAAGCAGGAAAAGATTCCTTATCAGATGCATTGGAAAAACATAAAGGTCAGACGAAAGACGTATCCTCGATCGAAGACGTGTTCAAGAAAGTCGACACCGATGACGGGGATAAAATATTGGATCATGCTTTCGGGGACAAGGACAAGGTCGTGGACCAGATCGCTGCTCAAACAGGCATCAGCAAATCTGAGGTCGCCAAGGTCTTAGCTTCCATGGCGCCGATGATCCTGGGCATGCTGGCTGACAAAAAGGATGCTGATGGGTTGGATTCCGACGGTGTTGCCAAACAGACAGACATCTTCTCCAAACAAGCTGAAGAAACGGCCACGAAAAATTTCGATATCACCGATCTTTTCCCTAAGCAATCCGGAACGGCGACGCCATCGGCAACAGGCGGATTGGGCGGCATCCTGGGAAGCATTTTGGGGAATCTGTTCTGA